One window of the Bacillota bacterium genome contains the following:
- a CDS encoding prepilin peptidase gives MNTVIGLVGTLLGAVFGSFANVCIYRLPRNESIAWPPSHCPHCGQRILPWQLVPILSWLILKGRCAKCNQAISWQYPLVEMVTALLFGLIGFRWGYSLETLRYIILIWALVIAVGTDFSHRIIPDSISLGASAVLALLALVSLDWAAILGGVLLFVILFLIAIASRGGMGGGDIKLALAIGLALGWQSGLIALLVSFFGGGLISVGILLFSRKGGRKTEVPFGPFLAVGAVVAMFWSTEIIQLYWDFTLLLWGW, from the coding sequence GTGAATACAGTAATTGGTTTAGTCGGCACATTGTTAGGTGCAGTGTTTGGCAGCTTCGCCAATGTCTGTATTTATAGACTGCCCAGGAATGAGTCAATAGCCTGGCCGCCATCCCACTGCCCTCACTGCGGGCAAAGAATACTCCCCTGGCAACTGGTCCCGATACTCAGCTGGCTCATTTTAAAGGGCAGATGTGCTAAGTGCAACCAGGCAATTTCTTGGCAGTACCCGTTGGTTGAAATGGTGACTGCGTTGTTGTTTGGCCTGATTGGGTTCCGATGGGGGTATAGCCTGGAGACCCTCCGGTATATTATCTTGATATGGGCATTGGTAATTGCTGTTGGCACCGACTTTTCTCACCGGATTATTCCTGATTCAATCAGTCTTGGTGCTTCTGCGGTTCTTGCTCTATTGGCCTTAGTCAGCTTGGACTGGGCCGCCATTTTGGGAGGAGTATTACTTTTTGTTATTCTGTTTCTGATTGCCATAGCCAGTCGGGGCGGCATGGGCGGTGGAGATATCAAGCTTGCCCTCGCCATCGGTTTGGCCCTGGGATGGCAGTCCGGACTAATTGCATTATTGGTCTCGTTCTTTGGCGGAGGACTTATCTCTGTTGGGATACTGCTATTCAGCCGGAAAGGTGGCAGGAAGACTGAGGTGCCATTTGGACCATTTCTGGCGGTAGGGGCAGTGGTTGCTATGTTTTGGTCAACAGAGATTATTCAGCTTTACTGGGATTTCACATTATTGCTTTGGGGGTGGTAA
- the gcvH gene encoding glycine cleavage system protein GcvH, translating into MNIHQELKYTKEHEWVKIEGNRVTVGVTDYAQEQLGDIVFVELPDVDDEIGTGDSFAVLESVKAAADVYSPLTGVVAEINEDLLDEPALVNSEPYGNGWMVVFEVEDVEAIEGLMTPEEYSQFVAEQE; encoded by the coding sequence ATGAACATTCATCAAGAACTGAAGTACACCAAGGAGCATGAATGGGTAAAAATCGAAGGCAACAGGGTTACCGTAGGCGTCACTGACTATGCTCAGGAGCAGTTGGGCGACATTGTATTTGTCGAGTTGCCGGATGTGGATGATGAGATTGGCACAGGCGACAGCTTTGCAGTTCTGGAATCAGTTAAGGCCGCCGCTGACGTCTACTCACCGCTGACAGGTGTTGTCGCTGAAATTAACGAAGATTTGCTGGATGAACCCGCGCTTGTCAACAGCGAGCCCTATGGCAACGGCTGGATGGTCGTTTTTGAAGTTGAGGATGTAGAGGCCATCGAAGGCCTGATGACCCCTGAAGAATACAGCCAGTTTGTCGCTGAACAGGAGTAG
- a CDS encoding cyclodeaminase/cyclohydrolase family protein translates to MLVNLSLQEFSARLADKNPTPGGGSASAYVAALGSGLVAMFCNVTAARKKYAQVKEEMEATAEYAEKWRGHFLELVDADSAAFEQVLTANRMPKDDPGRSQAIDEASLQATKVPLQTASACVAMLEKIPPLVTKGNPNAISDLNVGMELLHTAFQGALANVNINLPWLPEADAKSIQEEALELSRRAQAAHEEGKRQFAAL, encoded by the coding sequence ATGCTGGTAAACTTGTCGTTGCAGGAGTTTAGTGCCCGACTGGCAGACAAAAACCCCACTCCCGGAGGCGGCAGCGCCTCTGCCTATGTAGCTGCCTTGGGCAGCGGACTGGTGGCTATGTTCTGCAATGTCACTGCCGCACGGAAGAAGTATGCCCAGGTCAAAGAAGAGATGGAAGCCACTGCCGAATATGCCGAAAAGTGGCGTGGTCATTTTCTGGAGTTGGTGGATGCCGACAGCGCCGCCTTTGAACAGGTACTGACCGCTAACCGCATGCCCAAAGATGACCCCGGGCGGAGTCAGGCAATCGATGAGGCCTCCTTGCAGGCCACAAAAGTGCCCCTGCAAACAGCTTCTGCCTGTGTGGCGATGTTGGAAAAAATACCGCCGCTGGTGACCAAAGGCAACCCCAACGCCATCAGTGATCTCAATGTCGGTATGGAATTGCTGCACACCGCTTTTCAGGGCGCCCTGGCCAATGTGAACATAAATCTGCCCTGGCTGCCAGAAGCGGACGCTAAGTCGATTCAAGAGGAAGCTCTGGAACTTTCCCGCCGTGCCCAGGCGGCTCATGAAGAGGGCAAGCGGCAGTTCGCTGCTCTCTAG
- a CDS encoding type II secretion system protein: MLNNRGMTLVELLVTMIIFLLITTAVSTFFVGALRGANSSQQAAFGGQAAELAMTHLRTELAGAMNVQEGVNSTIIYTRVRDNDPWTIEVEDKVLRRRNIDNGDVVVFARNIDSFDFELVENTYQIAVTVNSGKVTLEERIFMRNMRYNQ, encoded by the coding sequence GTGCTTAACAACAGAGGTATGACCTTGGTTGAGTTATTGGTAACTATGATAATTTTTCTACTGATTACCACAGCGGTCTCTACCTTCTTTGTTGGTGCCTTGCGTGGCGCCAATAGCAGTCAACAGGCCGCCTTTGGTGGCCAGGCTGCAGAATTGGCAATGACCCATTTACGTACCGAACTGGCCGGAGCAATGAATGTCCAGGAAGGTGTCAACAGCACGATTATTTATACACGAGTGCGGGACAATGACCCTTGGACGATAGAGGTTGAAGATAAGGTTCTGCGTCGCCGTAATATCGACAACGGGGATGTAGTTGTGTTTGCCCGTAATATTGATAGCTTTGATTTTGAATTAGTAGAGAATACGTACCAGATTGCAGTAACTGTGAACTCCGGGAAAGTTACCCTTGAAGAGAGGATTTTTATGCGCAATATGCGCTACAACCAATAG
- a CDS encoding DMT family transporter: protein MREKRWMGYAVLIFITLIWGTTFTVTKNSLLAEMPPLYFLAWRFSLATFGLLLLNLRNLPSMNSVELKGGLVTGGLMAMGFVGQTTGMVYTTATKAGFITGLAVVLVPLAGALLFRRRPSFWVFFAAGLAAVGMGLMSLDFEAGWAINRGDVYLLLSAIAFSFYILYVGLYANRVRVGLLALIKVVITAAVCWLATLLFETQVPMAPIIWWSLLYLAFFATVITTVGQTWGQRVVSPERAALIFALEPVFAAVFAMIFLAERLPPLGVAGSVLIMAGIFLAELAPRKVKAPAME from the coding sequence ATGAGAGAGAAGAGATGGATGGGGTATGCGGTTCTTATATTTATCACCCTAATATGGGGGACTACTTTTACTGTTACCAAAAATTCTTTACTGGCGGAGATGCCGCCGTTATATTTTTTGGCCTGGCGTTTTTCCTTGGCCACCTTTGGTCTGCTGTTGTTGAACTTGCGTAACCTGCCTTCGATGAACTCTGTGGAGTTAAAAGGTGGCCTGGTGACTGGTGGTTTGATGGCCATGGGGTTTGTGGGGCAGACTACTGGCATGGTGTATACTACAGCCACTAAGGCCGGGTTTATTACCGGATTGGCGGTTGTGTTGGTGCCTTTGGCCGGAGCGCTTTTGTTCCGTCGGCGCCCTTCCTTTTGGGTGTTTTTTGCCGCCGGGTTGGCTGCTGTCGGCATGGGGTTGATGAGTCTGGATTTTGAAGCCGGCTGGGCAATTAACCGGGGTGACGTTTATTTGTTATTGAGTGCCATCGCCTTTTCCTTTTACATACTATATGTTGGGCTTTATGCCAACCGGGTGCGGGTGGGGTTGCTGGCGCTGATTAAGGTCGTGATCACTGCTGCCGTGTGTTGGCTGGCGACTTTGCTTTTCGAAACCCAGGTGCCGATGGCACCGATAATCTGGTGGTCCTTGCTTTACCTGGCTTTCTTTGCCACGGTTATCACCACTGTTGGGCAGACCTGGGGTCAGCGGGTGGTGAGCCCGGAACGTGCGGCGTTGATCTTTGCACTGGAGCCGGTGTTCGCCGCCGTCTTTGCGATGATCTTTTTGGCTGAGCGCCTGCCCCCCCTGGGTGTTGCCGGCTCTGTCTTGATCATGGCGGGGATTTTCCTGGCGGAATTGGCGCCCCGGAAGGTTAAAGCGCCGGCAATGGAGTAA
- the gcvT gene encoding glycine cleavage system aminomethyltransferase GcvT: MENLNKTPLYQQHVDAGGKIVDFGGWALPVQYSGILEEIDAVRNRAGLFDVSHMGEIVVGGEKALDWLQSMLTNDIGRLVDGQVMYTLMCYPDGGVVDDLLVYRFNAQKFLLVVNAANAEKDWLWLQQHCWQGIQLENTSDTTAQLALQGPEAEAILQKITDIPLDQLGFFRFVHEANVAGRSCLISRTGYTGEDGFEIYCRPDVAAPLWEAIMEAGKDKGLLPAGLGSRDTLRFEANLPLYGHEISPEISPLEAGLGFFVKLKKEADYIGKQALIAQKEAGLKRRLRGLEMLDRGIPRAEYPVYNEAGDQIGVITTGSFSPTVGKNIANALMDTSYIEEGTTVLVGVRNRRLKAKVVKLPFYKREAK, encoded by the coding sequence TTGGAAAACTTGAACAAGACACCTTTGTATCAGCAACACGTGGACGCTGGCGGAAAAATTGTCGACTTTGGTGGTTGGGCGCTGCCGGTTCAGTATAGCGGCATTCTGGAAGAAATCGACGCTGTGCGTAACCGGGCCGGACTGTTTGATGTTTCCCATATGGGGGAAATCGTTGTCGGCGGAGAAAAAGCACTGGATTGGCTGCAATCCATGCTGACCAATGACATCGGCCGTTTGGTGGACGGTCAGGTAATGTATACCCTGATGTGCTATCCCGATGGCGGTGTGGTGGATGATTTGCTGGTCTATCGGTTCAACGCCCAGAAATTTCTCTTGGTTGTCAACGCCGCCAACGCTGAAAAGGATTGGCTCTGGTTACAGCAACATTGCTGGCAGGGTATCCAGCTGGAGAATACTTCCGACACCACAGCGCAATTGGCGCTCCAGGGGCCGGAGGCGGAGGCGATTTTGCAAAAAATTACTGATATCCCCCTGGATCAGCTGGGCTTTTTCCGCTTTGTCCATGAAGCCAATGTCGCTGGCCGCTCCTGTTTGATTTCCCGGACCGGCTATACTGGCGAAGATGGATTTGAGATTTACTGCCGGCCGGACGTCGCGGCTCCGCTTTGGGAGGCGATTATGGAGGCAGGGAAAGACAAAGGTCTCTTGCCGGCAGGGCTGGGCTCTCGCGACACTTTGCGTTTTGAAGCCAACCTGCCCCTGTATGGACATGAAATTTCCCCGGAAATATCGCCGTTGGAAGCAGGGCTTGGATTCTTTGTCAAGCTGAAGAAGGAAGCCGATTATATCGGCAAGCAGGCCCTGATTGCCCAGAAGGAAGCAGGCCTGAAACGGAGATTACGGGGTCTGGAAATGTTGGACCGCGGCATTCCCCGGGCCGAGTATCCGGTTTACAATGAAGCTGGCGATCAGATTGGTGTTATTACAACCGGCTCTTTCTCCCCGACAGTGGGCAAGAACATAGCCAATGCCCTTATGGACACCAGTTACATCGAGGAAGGCACCACCGTCTTGGTTGGCGTGCGTAATCGCCGGCTGAAGGCGAAAGTTGTTAAATTACCATTTTATAAACGGGAGGCTAAATAA
- a CDS encoding aminomethyl-transferring glycine dehydrogenase subunit GcvPA, which yields MAKRYLPNTPEQRREMLAAIGVEKIEDLFADIPGKLRFKRDHNLPHPMAEPALVTHMESLAAKNNISAVNFLGGGVYDHFTPSAINHILTRSEFYTAYTPYQPEVSQGTLQAIFEYQSMICELTGADVSNASLYDGATAQSEAAIIALNTTRKRKLLVAETMHPWYRQVLTTSMDGLDAEVVIIPAKDGRLCQQTLAKELDKDTAALMVQSPNFFGNLEDLPALGKELANHKALFVVTADPISLGVLEAPAKLGADIVIGEGQGLGLGQNFGGPLLGFMGVSSKLTRRIPGRVVGQTTDTEGRRGFVLTLQTREQHIRREKATSNICSNQALCALAASVYLSLMGPAGLQEVAKQSLLKANWAKEQLTAVPGVESAFAGPMFKEFVLKLPKPAAGVIDSLLEKGIYAGVDLGRFYPDMADCLLVAVTEKRTREEILAYKNALQEVLA from the coding sequence ATGGCAAAACGCTATCTTCCCAATACTCCGGAACAACGTCGGGAGATGCTGGCGGCCATCGGGGTGGAAAAAATCGAGGATTTGTTTGCCGATATCCCCGGCAAGCTGCGCTTTAAGCGCGACCATAACCTGCCCCATCCAATGGCGGAACCGGCTTTGGTCACCCATATGGAGTCGCTGGCAGCAAAGAACAACATCAGCGCTGTAAATTTCCTCGGCGGCGGTGTTTATGACCACTTTACTCCTTCGGCAATCAACCATATTCTCACACGCTCTGAGTTCTATACAGCGTATACACCCTATCAGCCCGAAGTCAGCCAAGGTACGTTACAGGCAATTTTTGAATACCAGTCCATGATTTGCGAACTGACCGGCGCTGATGTATCCAATGCTTCCCTCTATGACGGGGCCACCGCCCAGTCGGAGGCGGCAATTATCGCCCTGAACACCACCCGCAAGCGCAAGCTGCTGGTGGCCGAGACCATGCATCCCTGGTATCGTCAGGTATTGACGACCTCTATGGACGGTCTCGATGCGGAAGTGGTAATCATCCCCGCCAAAGATGGCCGGCTTTGCCAGCAAACCCTAGCTAAAGAGCTGGACAAAGATACTGCGGCACTCATGGTTCAATCCCCCAACTTCTTTGGCAATCTGGAAGACTTGCCGGCTCTGGGCAAAGAGCTTGCCAACCACAAAGCATTGTTTGTGGTCACAGCCGATCCCATCAGTCTTGGCGTGCTGGAAGCTCCCGCCAAGCTAGGCGCCGATATCGTCATCGGTGAAGGCCAAGGTTTGGGCCTGGGCCAGAATTTTGGCGGACCGCTCCTGGGCTTCATGGGCGTCAGCAGCAAACTCACCCGCCGGATCCCCGGCCGGGTAGTGGGCCAGACCACCGATACCGAAGGCCGGCGCGGCTTTGTGCTCACCCTCCAAACAAGAGAGCAGCATATTCGCCGGGAAAAGGCAACTTCCAACATCTGTTCCAACCAGGCGCTCTGTGCACTGGCTGCATCCGTTTACCTCAGCCTGATGGGACCGGCCGGTCTCCAGGAGGTGGCAAAGCAATCGCTGCTCAAGGCCAATTGGGCAAAAGAGCAGTTGACAGCAGTGCCGGGAGTGGAGTCTGCCTTTGCGGGGCCGATGTTCAAAGAGTTTGTGCTCAAACTTCCCAAACCAGCGGCAGGCGTAATTGACTCGCTGCTGGAAAAGGGAATTTATGCTGGTGTTGACCTAGGCCGCTTCTATCCGGATATGGCCGATTGCCTGCTGGTGGCGGTTACCGAGAAGCGCACCCGTGAAGAAATTCTCGCCTACAAAAACGCTTTACAGGAGGTGCTTGCGTAA
- the pilM gene encoding type IV pilus assembly protein PilM, protein MPFFSNKYKLGLDIGSTFIKVCLPRRGGKPLVARMLSPEGAVTKGVLQTPEVVCDALKMLVKQQKLQNNQVVATLPASTLVLRHIQVPIMKPKETADAVEWEARRVLPFAVEEAQMDWVQQGTKVTEEGEMQDILLVAVRDSTIERYTDAVRESGLRLVALDVAPMALGRWLLKDSNESTVIIDLGAETTQLHFFESTKLVFSRSLSIGGLQATKAIQAATERSFEEAEIMKLRGEYSEEWLESWHSELARELQRSLEYYRSNYQQEGDQNFDQVLLTGGASSTRGVEALIGDVVGVQARYAEFASKLRTPRSDKIMYNVALGAGLWEGK, encoded by the coding sequence TTGCCTTTTTTTTCTAACAAATACAAACTCGGATTAGACATAGGCAGCACTTTCATCAAGGTATGTCTGCCCCGCAGAGGCGGGAAACCCCTTGTGGCAAGAATGCTTAGTCCGGAGGGCGCTGTCACAAAAGGGGTTCTACAGACCCCGGAAGTAGTTTGTGATGCCTTAAAGATGTTAGTGAAGCAGCAAAAATTACAAAACAATCAGGTTGTGGCTACACTGCCGGCCAGTACTCTTGTTCTGCGCCATATTCAGGTTCCAATTATGAAGCCAAAGGAAACAGCTGACGCGGTTGAGTGGGAGGCCCGCAGGGTTCTGCCGTTTGCTGTTGAAGAGGCCCAAATGGACTGGGTACAGCAAGGAACTAAAGTTACTGAAGAAGGTGAGATGCAGGATATCCTTCTTGTTGCTGTACGGGATAGCACTATTGAGCGATACACCGATGCTGTCAGAGAATCAGGTTTGCGTCTTGTTGCGCTGGATGTAGCCCCAATGGCATTGGGGCGCTGGTTATTAAAAGATTCCAATGAGTCAACAGTAATTATTGATCTGGGGGCTGAAACCACCCAGCTGCATTTCTTTGAAAGCACAAAGCTTGTTTTTTCCCGGAGCTTGTCGATCGGTGGTTTGCAGGCTACAAAGGCAATTCAGGCAGCGACAGAGCGTAGCTTTGAAGAGGCAGAGATAATGAAGTTACGTGGTGAGTACAGCGAGGAATGGCTGGAAAGTTGGCACAGCGAATTGGCTCGCGAGCTGCAACGCTCGCTTGAATATTACCGCAGCAATTATCAGCAAGAAGGGGACCAGAATTTTGATCAGGTGCTGTTGACTGGCGGCGCTTCTTCGACTCGAGGAGTTGAGGCCCTGATTGGCGATGTTGTCGGGGTGCAGGCAAGGTATGCTGAGTTCGCCAGTAAATTGCGCACTCCCCGCAGCGATAAAATTATGTACAACGTTGCTCTTGGAGCCGGGTTATGGGAGGGGAAATAA
- a CDS encoding type II secretion system F family protein, translated as MSNIYTYKARDATGKVVSGQIQADDMNRAAAMLREKRMIVLQLNVGKAKSQGVSFLKKKGIPLKEFAMFCRQMATMVKAGVTIMSSISAIASQAENPVLGDALGEVGKDLESGKTFSEACQRHKDLFPTIFTSMVEAGEASGALDDVLERMADYFENQSEIQEKVKSASTYPIFIAVFAIGITIGLMVFVVPNFADMFAEGGMELPGITKGMLAVSDFMQNQFLLLIVMLIAAFIGLKRYLGTTKGKHATQRLSLKLPKFGTMFQNAAMARFCRSLSILVASGVPMITALEIVARVVNNVEYASAVLHARKGVSEGLTLTAGLSASPRFTPLLLHMLKVGEESGAMDTMLSKVADFYEAEVRYTVDRLSSIIEPFLILFLAGIVGLVLVAVMLPMFQMGDIVQP; from the coding sequence ATGTCCAACATTTATACATATAAAGCTCGGGATGCTACCGGTAAGGTTGTAAGTGGACAGATTCAGGCTGATGACATGAACCGTGCCGCCGCTATGCTCAGGGAGAAGCGGATGATTGTCCTCCAGCTTAATGTAGGTAAAGCAAAAAGTCAGGGCGTGAGCTTTTTAAAGAAAAAAGGGATTCCTTTAAAGGAATTTGCTATGTTTTGCCGGCAAATGGCGACAATGGTCAAGGCCGGGGTCACAATTATGTCATCCATTTCTGCCATTGCCTCCCAGGCTGAGAACCCTGTTTTGGGTGATGCGCTTGGCGAAGTTGGCAAGGATTTGGAGTCCGGCAAGACTTTTAGTGAAGCCTGCCAACGTCACAAAGATTTATTTCCCACCATCTTCACCAGTATGGTGGAAGCCGGTGAAGCATCCGGTGCCCTGGATGATGTGCTGGAGCGTATGGCCGATTACTTTGAAAATCAGAGTGAGATTCAGGAAAAAGTTAAATCTGCTTCGACTTATCCCATATTTATTGCTGTATTTGCGATTGGAATCACAATTGGTTTGATGGTTTTTGTTGTCCCGAATTTTGCAGACATGTTTGCTGAGGGCGGTATGGAACTCCCGGGCATTACCAAGGGGATGTTGGCAGTTAGTGACTTTATGCAAAATCAGTTTCTGCTTCTGATTGTTATGCTGATTGCTGCGTTTATCGGGCTTAAACGTTATCTTGGAACAACCAAAGGCAAACACGCAACGCAAAGATTGAGCTTAAAATTGCCCAAGTTTGGCACGATGTTCCAAAATGCCGCGATGGCGAGATTTTGCCGGTCATTAAGTATTCTGGTGGCCAGCGGCGTTCCAATGATTACTGCTTTGGAAATCGTAGCCAGGGTTGTAAATAATGTTGAATACGCAAGCGCTGTTCTTCATGCACGCAAAGGTGTTTCCGAAGGATTGACTTTGACTGCGGGGTTGAGCGCATCTCCTCGGTTCACCCCCTTATTGTTGCATATGCTCAAGGTAGGCGAGGAATCTGGGGCAATGGATACTATGTTGAGTAAAGTCGCTGATTTCTACGAGGCAGAGGTACGCTACACTGTGGACCGGTTGAGCTCGATTATTGAGCCTTTCCTTATATTGTTTCTCGCCGGTATTGTTGGTTTGGTCCTTGTGGCAGTTATGCTGCCCATGTTCCAAATGGGAGACATCGTCCAACCATAA
- a CDS encoding prepilin-type N-terminal cleavage/methylation domain-containing protein translates to MLNFFYRSLNNEKGFTLIEVLVVVAIIAILAAIATPIILGRINQAREASDEALASTLENALALYLVDKDADPSIDTVTLNATGFPDELKILWTDHGNDYLDNKTIEFLGNNTDESGNTVTGRVLTITYDPTTGIIQTSGGSIDEGGEG, encoded by the coding sequence ATGTTGAATTTCTTCTATCGGTCTCTTAACAATGAGAAAGGCTTTACCCTGATTGAGGTTTTGGTTGTTGTCGCAATCATCGCCATCCTGGCGGCAATCGCCACCCCGATTATCCTTGGCCGGATTAATCAGGCCCGTGAAGCCAGCGACGAGGCTCTGGCATCAACTTTGGAGAACGCCCTGGCCCTGTACCTGGTTGACAAGGATGCCGACCCCAGCATCGATACGGTTACCCTTAACGCCACCGGGTTTCCCGATGAGCTGAAAATTCTCTGGACAGACCATGGAAACGACTATCTGGATAACAAAACAATTGAGTTCCTAGGGAACAATACCGATGAGTCTGGTAATACAGTTACTGGCCGGGTTTTGACAATTACCTATGACCCCACAACCGGCATCATCCAAACATCTGGTGGTAGCATCGACGAAGGCGGCGAAGGCTAG
- a CDS encoding prepilin-type N-terminal cleavage/methylation domain-containing protein encodes MFKFIRSRAGLTLVEVLTAVFILGIVVAPLTGFFVISNNRARQTMTQRQALAIAEDYLERLRAETHEASFIYPGEEIPVETEGRFTVYTEVTELENAPGGDPENPRPLFEVKVRVEWNGGEVSLSTIRSELRR; translated from the coding sequence ATGTTTAAGTTTATCCGATCCCGCGCCGGTCTGACTTTGGTAGAGGTGTTGACGGCGGTGTTCATTTTGGGCATCGTCGTCGCCCCCTTGACCGGCTTCTTCGTTATTTCAAATAATCGGGCACGACAGACCATGACCCAGCGTCAGGCCCTAGCAATTGCCGAGGATTATTTGGAACGTCTGCGGGCAGAAACTCATGAAGCCTCCTTTATCTACCCGGGGGAAGAAATCCCGGTGGAAACGGAAGGGCGGTTTACAGTGTACACCGAAGTAACCGAGCTGGAAAATGCCCCAGGGGGCGACCCGGAGAATCCGCGGCCATTGTTTGAAGTTAAGGTCCGGGTTGAATGGAATGGCGGAGAAGTGAGTTTGTCGACTATACGCTCTGAATTAAGAAGATAA
- a CDS encoding histidine phosphatase family protein, giving the protein MTKMILARHGETDWNSAGRMQGSVDVPLNERGRGQAQQLADLLADKPLKAIYASPLKRAFATAEAVAERREMDVLIREDLQEINVGEWEGLTREEIAATNPELWQQWRQDPFKSPAPPEGEHYLDFQKRCIDVLDAIAAEHDENDLILVVTHGGVLKAVLSGLLGIPWQSRGIMYFLNCGVTRLRWNPGGRVVIDGFNEASHLSDVQTSRK; this is encoded by the coding sequence ATGACTAAGATGATTTTGGCGCGTCATGGCGAAACCGACTGGAATAGCGCCGGCCGGATGCAGGGCAGCGTGGATGTCCCGCTAAATGAGCGGGGCCGCGGCCAGGCCCAGCAGCTGGCTGATTTGCTGGCGGACAAGCCCCTGAAGGCAATTTATGCCAGCCCCCTGAAACGGGCGTTCGCTACAGCGGAAGCGGTTGCAGAGCGGCGTGAGATGGATGTGCTAATCCGCGAGGATTTGCAGGAGATAAATGTGGGGGAGTGGGAAGGGCTGACTCGGGAGGAGATTGCGGCCACCAACCCTGAACTTTGGCAGCAGTGGCGGCAGGATCCCTTTAAGTCGCCGGCGCCGCCGGAGGGTGAACACTATTTAGACTTTCAGAAGCGGTGCATTGATGTGTTGGACGCAATTGCCGCCGAGCATGACGAGAACGATTTAATTCTTGTCGTCACCCACGGCGGTGTCCTGAAGGCAGTTTTATCTGGGCTGCTGGGCATACCCTGGCAAAGCCGGGGCATAATGTATTTCTTGAATTGCGGTGTGACCCGCCTGCGCTGGAATCCCGGCGGCAGGGTTGTAATTGATGGTTTCAATGAAGCAAGTCATCTCAGCGATGTTCAGACATCGCGAAAATAA
- a CDS encoding D-alanine--D-alanine ligase, which translates to MQHKVAVLMGGRSGEHEVSLQSARYIMDSLKEVGHSVLAIGITNDGQWLYHPDIWQMLVDGADLSEAQPVSLDLNYQGLGLLVDGEPLDLDIVFPVLHGPFGEDGTVQGALELSGVPYVGSGVLGSAVGMDKVQMKIAFRARNLPMGSYIAFNAWEWDDGRRELVARIEERLGTPLFVKPANLGSSVGISKVTTIRELLPAVEEALKYDSKIIVEAGITGREIECSVLGNEHARASVPGEIVPANDFYDYSAKYLDEKSRLIIPAQLPDDVTQRVRDLAVEAFHAVDAAGLARVDMFVKSDGSVYLNEINTMPGFTAISMYPKLWEASGLGGPELVNRLVELGLARHWRRGRLQHKRQEDNND; encoded by the coding sequence ATGCAACATAAGGTAGCGGTTTTGATGGGAGGGCGCTCGGGGGAGCATGAGGTTTCCCTGCAGTCTGCCCGCTATATCATGGATTCTCTGAAGGAAGTGGGACATTCGGTTTTGGCCATTGGCATCACCAATGACGGCCAGTGGCTTTACCATCCGGATATCTGGCAGATGTTAGTAGACGGCGCTGATTTGAGCGAGGCGCAGCCGGTGAGTCTGGACCTGAATTATCAGGGGTTGGGTCTGCTGGTGGATGGCGAGCCGCTGGATTTGGATATTGTATTCCCGGTGCTGCACGGTCCTTTTGGTGAGGACGGAACCGTTCAAGGTGCCCTGGAGCTGTCGGGTGTGCCCTATGTGGGGTCAGGGGTTCTCGGGTCCGCAGTGGGTATGGATAAGGTGCAGATGAAGATTGCTTTCCGGGCCAGGAATCTGCCGATGGGCAGCTATATTGCGTTTAATGCCTGGGAATGGGATGATGGGCGCCGGGAGCTGGTGGCCCGCATCGAGGAGCGCCTGGGTACGCCACTGTTTGTGAAGCCGGCAAATCTTGGTTCTTCGGTGGGGATTAGTAAAGTTACAACTATTCGCGAGTTGTTACCGGCCGTGGAGGAAGCCCTGAAATATGACAGCAAGATTATCGTCGAAGCCGGCATCACGGGCAGGGAGATTGAATGCAGTGTCCTCGGCAATGAGCACGCCCGGGCCTCGGTGCCCGGTGAGATTGTCCCCGCCAATGATTTCTACGACTACTCAGCCAAGTACCTGGATGAAAAGTCCCGCCTGATTATCCCGGCCCAATTGCCTGATGATGTTACACAGCGGGTGCGGGATTTGGCGGTGGAGGCCTTTCACGCTGTCGATGCCGCCGGCCTTGCCCGGGTGGATATGTTTGTGAAATCCGACGGCAGCGTCTATTTGAATGAGATCAATACCATGCCGGGCTTTACCGCCATCAGCATGTATCCAAAGCTATGGGAGGCCAGCGGTCTGGGCGGACCGGAATTGGTCAATCGGCTGGTGGAGCTTGGTCTTGCCCGTCACTGGCGGCGAGGACGGCTGCAGCATAAGCGACAGGAGGACAATAATGACTAA